Genomic window (Nicotiana sylvestris chromosome 7, ASM39365v2, whole genome shotgun sequence):
ATCCTCAAGGCAATGGCAGAGATGTCTCTGTTGCGCCGGATGGTGAAGGCGAGGATGACGTGGAGTAATACTTTGTACTTAGTTTTTGCCTTCTTTTTTTTGTGTGGGCTTCTTTTGGCCCTTTGTAAGATATTTTTTGGAATGGAATGATAATATCCCCTTATTGTACGTTGTTGGGTCTTTTATTTTTCTTCGAACATTTTTCAAATAGTTGCCTTAGAAGAATTGTGTCAGTATGTGTTATCTCGAACATAGTCGAGTACATCTTTGATTGAATCTTAGTGAAGTCCCATGTCGTCGTGCTTAACTCAAACGAAGTTGACTTATAAATTGAACTCAATTCAGGTTGAGTATAGGTTGAATTCGAGTGCAGTCGAAAATAATTCTTTACTAATTCAAACAAGGTTAAGCGTAttaattcaaacgaggtcgaatgtgagttgtttcgaacaaggtcgaacgtgttaattcgagcgaggttgaatgtcactttaattaattCTAACAAGGTCGAACGTGAGttgatttgagcgaggtcgaatattGACTCTTAGTTGATTCAAATGAGGTCGCatgtgagtcgattcgagcgaggtcaaatattGACTTTtagttgattcgaacgaggtcgaatgtgatttgatttgagcgaggtcgaatgttgactCTTAGTTGATTCGAATAAGGttgaatgtgagtcgattcgagcgaggtcgaatgttgactCTTAGTTGATTCGAATTAGGTCAAATGTGAGGTCGAATGTTGACTCTTAGTTGATTTGAACAAGGttgaatgtgagtcgattcgagtgaggtcgaatgttgactcttagttgattcgaacgaggtctaaTGTAAGTCGATTAGAGCGAGGTCTAATGTGATTCGATTCGAGCGAGAttgaatgtgagtcgattcgagcgaggtcaaatgttgACGCTtagttgattcgaacgaggttggaTGTGAGTGCATTGATTGGTGCGGAGTTAAAACTTGGAGACAGGCGAACGTCATGTGTTTGTATGCTttgcttatatatatacattggAGAAGTTTACATGTTTTTCGGGCTGCTATTCCAGTcccagtctatctagtccctttaTTGTTCGACCTGGAGAAATATTCGAGGGGTCGAGCAATAAACTTGCTAACTAGTAATCTCACCTGCTTGTGCTTTAACTTCGAAATGTCCTCTtcgtcgcctcattaaaaacctcatcGAGAAAACCCAATTGGCACTAAACTCAGTTGAGGGAAAAAAGTACACCTCGGAGAACATCTTTCATTAGAAgttgaagtacttgaggtgggcgatgttccagttgtttggtagtagctttccctccattgtttctaggTGGAATGACCCTTTGCCTACTGCCGCTGTAATTTTGTATGGGCCTTCCCAATTAATCCCTAGTTTTCCTTCTCGTGGATCCTTACTTGCCTATGTTTTGGCTTTTAACACGTAGCCTTCGACTTTGAGTGGTTTGGTCTtggcttttttgttgtagtatCGCTCTTCCTGTTGTTTCTGAGCGACCATTCTTATTTAAGCCATCTCTTCACTCTTCAGCCTCGTCGAGGTCTTGCCTCCTACTTTCGTCGTTCCTTGGCCCGCTCTCGTGTGAGTACCTTAGACTTGGTTTTTCGACCTCGACCGATATTACTGTATCAGTCCCATAGACCATTGAGTATGGTGTTTCCCCTATGCTTGTTTTTGGCGTTGTACGTTATGCTCATAGTATTTCCAGCCACAGTCCCTTGGCGTTATCAAGCTTCTTCTTTATGATATTCAATATTAACTTGTTGGAGGACTCCATTTGCCCATTGCTCGCGGGATGATATGGCATggagagtattcttttgatatgCTATTTCTCAAAGAACTCAACGATCTTTTTTCCAGTGAATTGGATCCCGTTgtcacaactgatttctttggggaggcCGAAACGACACACGATATTTCTTCATATAAAGGTGATCACTTCTTGCTCTCGTATTTGGGTGAATGCACCTGCTTTTACCAACttggaaaaatagtcagttaaaactaaaagaaatcgtACATTACCTCATCCCGCTGGGAGGGGTCGGACGATGTCCATTCCTAATGATGAAAGGCCAGGGTGACGTGACTGCGTAGAGGTTCTCGCCCGCTTGGTGGATCATAGAGGTGTATTTTTGGCATTGCTCGCATTTTTCTATGAAGTCATTGGCCTTTTTTTCATTGTAGGCCAGTAGTAGCCTGCTCATATGAGGCATCTAATGAGAGTATGAGCTCCGCAATGACGTTCATGAACTTCTTTGAGGACGCGACACGTCTGGTTTAGGCCTAAGCATTTTGCTAGGGGCCGCCAtatgttcttttgtacaagtcgTTATTGATGACGGTGTACCTGGCTGCCTGcattcgaagctttttggctttTTTTTATCGTCTGAAAGCACTCCATCCTGCAAATTTGAGACAATACgattgcgccagtcccaagttgaGTTTATAGTTCGTACCTCGATTTGATTGATCAACGAGTGGAGGAGAGTGATCATATCCCCTTCTCCGGTTATGCTTCTAGTGGCCGCTGCCAGTTTGGCGAGGCCTCCTGCTTCAATGTGTTGTGCCTGTGGGATTTGGTCAAGTTGACATTTATCGAACTCGGGTAACAACCTGCAGATCTCGGCTTGATATTTTTGCAGTCTTTGTTCCTTAATTTGGAAAGTCCCTATGACTTGATTGACGACGATCTGAGAGTCGCACAGCAGGACAACTCACTTTGCTCTGTACTTAAGTGCTAGCTTTAGACCTGCGATCACGGCTTAACTCGGCTTTGTTATTAGTCATATCTGGGCATCTTTTGGACTGACGAATTACCTCACCTGTTGGGACCTCAAGTCCTAATCTCGATCCCGACGCGTTAGAGGTGTCATATATATACAACACCCATAGGTCGTGTGTTTTGGAGGAAGTATGAGTGGCTTCTTTTTCGACTTCAGGCATAATTTTCGTGCTTACGTCGACCACGAAGTCAGCAAGTACTTGCGACTTTATCGCCATTCGCGGCTGATCGGTTATATCGTGCTCGCTCAATTATATATCCCATTTGTCTAATCTACCCAATAGCTCGGGTTTATGCAGAATACTCCTCAGGGGAAATGTCGTTACCACCGAGATGGGGTGGCACTGGAAATAGGGTCTAaactttcgtgaagctacgactaaaGCCAGGGCTAGCTTATTGAGGTGGGGATACCTCGTCTCGGCATCAACCAGAGttttgctaatataataaatGGGAGATTCCGTACTTTTATTTTCTCGGACCAAGACCACGCTCACGGTTCACATCAGATATGGCCAGATAGACGAGGAGACGTTCATCAGATACTTCTTTCTTTCTAGTCAAGCTCTCTGGTATTCCTTCTTAGCTTTTATTTGGTCGGGGTTGACCTCAATGCCTCGTTGTGATACTAAGAAACCGAGGAACTTTCCTGAGGTTACTCGAAGGCGCACTTCTCGGGGTTCAATTTCATATCGTAACGCCTGTGTATGTTGAAGGCCTCTTTTATATGGTCGATGTGATCCTCCTTCATTTTCGACTTGACCAACATGTCGTCGATGTAGACTTCCATTATTTTGCCTAACTGGTCTTTGAACATTCGTGTCATCAATCTCTGATACGTCACACCCGCGTTTTTCAGTCTAAAAGACATCACTTTGTTGCAGTACGTTCCCTGATGAGTGATAAAGATGGTCTTGCTCTTCCATGAGGATCTGATTATAGCCTGAGTAAGCGTCTAGGAAGCTGAGCAACTCGTGTCCGGAAGTCGCGTCAATGGGTTGATCGATATGAGTAAGTGGAAGCGAATCtttcgggcatgctttgtttaagtcTGTGAAGTACACGCACATCTGCCACTTTCCgttcttctttttcaccatgaccgCATTGGTGACCCATTGAGGACATCTCGACACCCTGATGGAGCCATTTTCCAACAAATTTCTACCTCTTCGCGGACCATGTCATTAATGGCAGTGTTGAATTTCACCTGATTTGACTTACCAGGGGGTGGAATGGGTCGACTTTCAGCTTGTGCATTGCTATCTCCTTTGGAATACATGGCATGTCTGCATGGGAAAAAGCAGACAGGTCTACATTACTATTTAATATTGACGAAATTTACCTGGCTCTTGGAGCTTGTGGCCGATGAAAGCTTTCTTGTTGTGGTCGTTATCATTGAGTTGGATGGGGTTGAGGTCTTCTATGGTAGATCCGGTAGCTTCTATGACTTCAGGATCTTTGATCACATACTTCTCGTCCTCGCTCGACCTCCACCCTGTTGATTGCTATGCTTCTTTGGCTTTACCCTTTAACTGTTGGGTGTGTGTGCAGTCTTGGGCGATGCGGTAGCATTCCCTGGCAATGCGTTATTTTCCTCTGATGCTGAGCACCCCCGAAGGGATGGGAAATTTGATGACTTGATATAAGCTGGAATGGACGGCTTTCATCGTGGATCCAAGGTCGATCTGAGATGGCGTTGTACGCCGTATCCTGGTCCATGATATGGAACGTGGTCTCCAAAGGGACTCCATCTTCCAGGACGGACAACGTGATTTCTCTAGATGTCCGCTCAATTACATTGTTAAAACCCATTACTGTGATGTAGCGTGGCACTATCCTATCCTCGAGTTTCATTTGGGTGAGAACTCGAGGGTGGATGATGCACGCGCCACTCTTGTCATCGACCATAATATGTTTTACATCAGTATCTAAGATGCGTAAAGTAATGACAagggcatcatagtgagggaaaacCTAACCgtgggtatctgacttatcgaagatgatactttcttcgtcATACCGTTCATGAGTGATAGACCGTTTAAGTTTGTGGGTGGTGTTGAACTTCACATTGTTGATTGACGCATCGTCGCCCCCTCCGATGATCATTTGACTGGTTCGAGTCGGGGAGGGTGGTTTGGGTGGTCCCTGGTGCTGTTCTCGTCCACGGACGAAATTGTCCCTCCCTCGGTCGCTCATCAACTCTTTCAAGTGCCCTCGATGAAGCATGTTCATGACCTCTTGTCTTAAGGCGATACAATCCTCGGTTTTGTGACCCTGCTCCTGGTGGAATTCACAGAGACTATTTGACTTTCTAGTGCTCGGGTCAGACCTCATCTTCTCCAGCCACTTTACTTTTGGGCCGAGCTTCTCCAGTGCGCAAAAACATTATGAGGGGGAAACACAGAAATTCTGAGCAGATAATAAGGGGGCATACCTCTCTCACTGCAGTGAGTTCCTGTTCTTGGCCTAGATGGGCCTTCGTCGTGGTGGGGAGGCGGCATGAGTGTGCCTCGGCTGTAAGGCTGATGTCTTTCCCAATTAGGTCGAGGTCCTGCTAGATCTCTCTTATTGTCATATCTCTAGTCCTTCCTACATTCAGCTTGTACCGAAGTTAGCCATTGAGTTGGCCCATTTAGATCATCTTTGTCAGCTCGAACCTCGACGCAATAAGCATTGTGTATTTCTTCCCAAGTGGTCGGGGGATATTTCATAAGGCGGCTCAGCAGCTTTCTGGTCGCACTCGAACCACTACTATTCAGCCCGTTCTGAAAGGCTACCACAACTATTCCTTCCAATACATATGGTAAGGTCATTCTTACTCGGTTAAATCTAGCAAGGAAGTCCTTGAGTCCCCCTCTAGGTGATTGTTTGATGGCAAATATGCTATTTACTCCCGCCTCTGCCTTTTTTGCTTCGGCATGGGCTGTCACGAAATTATCAGCCATTTCCTCAAATATTTCAATCGAGCGCGCGGGCAGCTATTAATACCAAGTCAATGCACCCCTGGTGAGGGTTTTgccgaacttcttcagtaagatGGAGGATATTTGCTCTTTGGCGAGATCGTTGCTTTTTACAGCGGTGACGTAATGAATCACATGATCTTTAGGGTCCGTTGTTGTCGTATATTTTTAGGTAAgatggcattttgaaggttttgggtATTGGGTGTGGCGTAACTTCGTCGATGTATGGCTGCTCAATGAATCGACCGATGTCCCTTTTTGGTAGGAGTTTTTGGGTGCCCGGTATTTTGTTTACCCTTTCTTGATGCTCTTTCATTTGGTCGCGgagcattttttctttttctccatcTCCTCCATTTTCCTCAAAATGGTTGTGAGGGTGTTGTTACCTGTATCACTAACATTGTGAGTAATACCTGTTATATGGGGGGCGTTTTGCTCGTTTGGTGTCGATACAATGCAGACTTCTGCATCTTCTTTGTTCGTCCTTTGAGCGGGCTTATTGAGAATGTTGGTCAGCGTGTTTGTCAACCATGCCTCAAGTAGTTTTTTCGCTGTCGGTGGTGCCTCTTCTGTTGTGGATGTAGAGGCCCCTTTACCGTGCGAGGTCGTGACGCTACCATGAGGTGGGGGCGAAATGTTTCGCCTGGGAGAGGTGTTTGATGTTGCATCTTCGCCCTCCGTTTCATCCACTTCGTTGATGGTGTGGAGGAGGTTAGTGGTGAGGTCGGCTATTGCCTTCCTTTTTTCCTCTCTGTTGCCTGCCATGTTAGATTTGTGCACACAAGGAAGTATAGGGTTTTTTGCGTTGTTTGTTTAGATCtaaaagaaactaaaattttaactaggaAGACCCACGGACGATGCCAAATTGTATGGCAAAAAATATGAAAcattttgttaaactaattaagaaAGAAGATAACATGTAAATCCTAGTTAAATATAATGATTTCTAGATCCAAAAAGTGTTTGCACATACAACGTGGAATTACGTTAAAGCCGATTTAATGCAATGTATATTAAATGGTGCTGCTATTAATGAGTGGAGaataatgataagcaataaatatgCTAAATGGCAACGAATGTAAATAAAGAGAATGATTTACCCAaatattgaatgaggtggatgattcttCTTTCTGACAGTGATGTAAGACAAGAACATGAAAGAATATTATACACTTTCTCGGATCTGGTAGAAATGACAATGGATAGAATGTAAAGATCGAATCTCTCTCTGAAAGTTGTTCTTTGTATTATCTAGTGAGCTTGCTTTTTTAAAAGTGTTCTTATCAAATGAAATATTACTTGCCCTCTTTTCTTCTCTCTAcctttctatttatatgagaCATACCCCTTACCTAACCTAAAGTACAGATGCATAGAATATTCGATAGAATATTCCCCTAAAATATCGTATCGCAGAACTAGCTGTTATTACTGGCCTGAGTGCCTAACCTCGGCCCTGATTAATCAGCTCGCCAGTAGGTTCCTTCAATCTTGTGTTCGACCTCGACCCTGATGAGCCACTCAACACTTCGTTCTGTTGGTCACTGACCGACCTCCGCCGAACTGCCTATGATAAATTACAATTCTCACGATAATTACCTTCCTCGTGCTAAATCTCCTCGGTCGTATTTTGGCCCATACACCCCGAATAACTAATTTTGAAATTAGTTATACCACGATTTTATTCTAATTAAATATATAATAAACTCATCTCAAACAAACGAGTTTCGGACAGGAAAAGAGGAAAGGCGAAAAGGGTCACATCGAAGGGCACGTGGTGACCGATTCCGCCAGTTAATAAACCGttgaaagaaagacttatttCACTCTCTTCACAGCTGTTGCTAGCTGTCCTAATCCCTCTCCCATGTGACCCACTATTCCCTCTCCctccaaaaaaataaatagaaaacaaACCTTAACTTTGGTCCCCTTAAAATTGCTAGTAATAACTCTTAAACAACTTAACCTCTTAAAATAGAGATACTCACATCACACCATTTTTGCCATTCAATTATTACCCTAAATAcaccttttctttcttcttcattcttctcttttTATACTACCCATATCTCAATTCTTGAACCACAATAAAACCTTGCCATTTTAGTTTGTGCATGGCTCAACTACCACCAAAAGTTCCTACAATGGCACACAATTGGCCTTTTCAAACTATGCCCCCATTGCATAACAATAACATTAATAATAATTCTTGGGTTGATGATTTTCTTGATTTCTCATCAGCTAGGAGAAATTCTCACCGAAGATCAGTGAGCGACCCGATTGCGTTCGTGGAGGCCGCTCCGTTTCTGCAGCAATGCCACGGCGGCGCTAATTCTAGTATTGGGTTTGATAAGTTAGATGATGAACAGCTTACTACTATGTTTTCAGATGATAGCGGCGGTGCTGCTGCATTTGCTGTTACTACAGCGCCGTCTTCTAATCCGTCTAGTACGAATCCTTCTACACCGTCTGATCAAATCAGCGAAAATGAAGATCAGAAGTTTGTCCCACAGGTCGACGTTAACCAAGTAATTCAGCCGAAGAATGAACCTGGAGAGGTTGATAGTTCTTGTGATACTCAACCACCACCACCTCCTGCTAGTGATTCTTCAGATAATAATCCTATTGTGGACCCAAAGAGGATTAAGAGGTAAATAATATGACTAATCCAGTTGCTAAAGTATTCATCTTTAGGCATTTGCAGATTTAAATATTTAAGAGTTTAAACTGGTAGCCTGAATATTTTTCATGTGACAAGTACACGAAAACTATTCTTGCTCTTTATCCCTTATTTAATTGTGTAACAAATTCATCTATAAAAACTTAAAGAATTAAGGTGAATTTACTTCTATATACTTAGTTATATCTTCAATAGTAATTTCAAATAAAAAAGCAATTGAAACCATTGGGCACTTAATTCCAAATATGTTAGTAGCAGAATAAAAGTTTATGTACAACAAATTGCTCTTATGTCTTATTTAAtaatgatttgagtttgtttgttTTCCAGAATTTTAGCTAACAGGCAATCAGCTCAGAGATCAAGAGTTAGAAAGCTACAGTACATTTCGGAACTGGAAAGAAGTGTAACCAGTCTTCAAGTAAGTTTCTACTTTTAATATAATTAACTGACTTCTTCTTCATTAAAATATATAATCATGTTCTTATAATAACTTGAAAAATAACTTATATTGTTTTTTTAATTCTTCTCAGACTGAAGTATCAGCATTGTCACCAAGGGTTGCTTTTCTAGACCATCAAAGGCTGCTTCTGAACGTTGATAATAGTGCACTCAGACAACGAATTGCAGCTTTGGCTCAAGATAAGATTTTTAAAGATGGTAAGAGACCATAAAAACTTTAATCATTCTTAATTAGCGAAATTGATTTTAATTTGCTCTTCCTAATTAATCAATGTGATTTGATGACTTAACATAATGAACGAACGACATGCATGCAATTCATGATTTTTTTTGTACTAATTATGTTTACACCTGGTCACAATGCAATCAATTATTCACCTAAATTTCACGTGCCGTGAACAGAATAGTTCCTGTAGTAGTACTATGATTTCATTTTAACTTACTAATGTCATGGAAAAGTAATTGCGTGATTAATGCAGTAATTGCTCATACTTTTGACGAAAAAATAGGTCATGTCATGACAATATTGTAGTGACATAACTTATTCCTCCAAGATAAATTATCGTCTATATAAGTTTCAACCTTGTCATTCACGCAACCATAGTATTTAATTATCAGAACCTATAATGAGTAATTTTTCGAACTATCAGGCATCTTCAGATAATTATAGGTAATCGTAAAAATTTCTAACCTGAAAGATAAATCAGATTATTCGCTACGACATAAAATTCTACACACTTTCTGTGTTTATAAATTAAATCTATTCTTTATTCGGCTC
Coding sequences:
- the LOC104217518 gene encoding basic leucine zipper 61-like; translation: MAQLPPKVPTMAHNWPFQTMPPLHNNNINNNSWVDDFLDFSSARRNSHRRSVSDPIAFVEAAPFLQQCHGGANSSIGFDKLDDEQLTTMFSDDSGGAAAFAVTTAPSSNPSSTNPSTPSDQISENEDQKFVPQVDVNQVIQPKNEPGEVDSSCDTQPPPPPASDSSDNNPIVDPKRIKRILANRQSAQRSRVRKLQYISELERSVTSLQTEVSALSPRVAFLDHQRLLLNVDNSALRQRIAALAQDKIFKDAHQEALKKEIERLRQIYHEQNMKKMGNNGTAHAPPSAAAPPSTFNKMSCTEEA